The following DNA comes from Alphaproteobacteria bacterium HT1-32.
GAAAGCGGTGCCGCCCGGAAACGGGTGCTTGCGCGACTGGGAATCGCGGAATAAACCATCAGTCGGATTTTAATACTCCCGATCAGAGGCAATGGGCCGGAGAGAAAGATGACCTACGTCGTTACCGAGAACTGCATCAAGTGCAAATACATGGATTGTGTCGAAGTCTGTCCGGTGGACTGCTTCTACGAGGGTGAGAACATGCTGGTGATCCACCCGGATGAATGTATCGACTGTGGTGTCTGTGAACCGGAATGCCCGGCTGAAGCCATTCTGCCCGATACCGAAGGCGGTACCGAGGACTGGATCGAGCTGAACCGCGATTATTCGGAGAAATGGCCGAACATTACCCGTCAGGGCACACCGCCGGCAGACGCAGCGGAGTGGGACGGCAAACCGAACAAACGCGAAATGCTGAGCGACAATCCGGGCAGCGGAGACTGATCTGGGCGGCAATTTCGCGCCTGCAACATCGATCTGTCTTTTTCTTCATTTTTGTGTTATAACCGGGAAACTGACCGTCAAAAGCGGTCGGTTTTTCTGTGTCCGGATATTGGAAAACCAGTTTCCGGCGTGAGCTGACTGGACGTCAGTCAGCTTTTTGTCTTCCCATTGCGGCGACCAGATACACGGGCCCGGGGCCTGTGACTGTCCGGTGAGCCAGCAGTCGGACAACGGGTATAACATTGAGGTAAATTGAGCGAATGTCTCAGGAATTGGCGTTTGATATCGGTGATTTCGTTGTCTATCCGACCCATGGTGTCGGCAAGGTCGTTGGCGTCGAAGAACAGACCATCGGTGAACACGAACTCAAACTGTTTATTATCACCTTCGAAAAGGACCGGATGACCCTGCGGGTTCCGGTTGAAAAGGCCGCAAACTCGGGTTTGCGCCGGCTTTCGAACCGGAAGATCATCGACTCCGCCCTGACGACCCTGAAGGGCAAGGCCCGGGTCAAGCGGACCATGTGGTCGCGCCGGGCACAGGAGTATGAAGCCAAGATCAATTCGGGCGATCCCGTTTCGATTGCCGAGGTTGTCCGCGACCTGCATCGTGGCGAAGGCCAGTCCGAACAGTCCTATTCCGAACGGCAGATGTATGAGTCTGCTATTGACCGGCTGGCCTGCGAACTCGCCGCTGTCGAGAAAATCGACAAGGACAAGGCAACGGCCAAACTTGAAAGCATGCTTGCCGCCTGATCGGCTGTCAGGACCATAACATCCCGGTCTCTTCGATCTGGTGTTACGGTCCTGCTTTCATCTAGACTGCAAACATGACGGATGATCTTTCAGACGCCCTGTGGGGCGCGCAGCTTGACCACCTCACCTTCATCTGCCCGGATCCGGCGCAGATGGCGGATTTTTATGGCTCGGTTCTGGGGTTGGCGGCACAGCAGACGGAAGGCCAGTCTTTCCTTCTGAGCGGTCCCGGGCGTCGCATCGTCATCCGTCCCGGCGAACAGTTCGACCAGACCGGATCGGCCTTCCGGTTTGAAACTGCGGCGGCGCTGGAACGCTACCGCGCTGCCCTCACCGCAGGCGGGCTGAACCTGAAACCGCATGGCTCGCCCTTTCTGGCCGACGGATTTGCCGTCGCCGATCCGGATGGACGGGACATTCAGTTCGGCATCACAGATCCGGACATCATGCTGCCTGTTCCCGCGGACACCACACCGCCCGGCAGGCTGCAGCATGTCGTCGTTGCGACAACGGATCTCGGACAGATGATCCGCTTCTACGAACAAACCCTGGGTTTTCGCCCGTCAGACTATGTCGTTGATGAAACCGCTGATGAACGGCCTGTCACCGCAGCTTTTTACCGGTCCGATCCGGAACATCACAGCTTTGCTGTTTTCCGTGCCGACAGTACCCGTCCCGACCATCATGCCTATGAGGTTGAGTGTTGGAACGATATTCGCGACTGGGCCGACCGGCTGGCGGAACGCGATATTCAGATCTGGTGGGGGCCGGGGCGGCATGGCGTCGGCAACAACCTGTTTTTCATGATTGAAGACCCCTGGGGCTACAAGATTGAGTTGTCCGCCGAACTGGAAACCGTACCGGCGGAAACTGAAGTCCGCACATGGGCGCATGGGCCGCGGGCGCTTAATCTCTGGGGCAACGCCTGGATGCGCAGCTAGGCGGCCTCCCTGTTCATCATCCGGGCTTGCCAAATCGACAACACAGGCCAACTGTTGTTGCAATGCAACAATTTCCAGACCTCACATAAGAAGGAACTGCCATGCTCTCGGGAATGAACGCTATTGTCACCGGCTCCACCAGCGGCATCGGCCTTGCCATGGCCACATCACTCGCCAAAGCCGGCGCAAACGTGATGCTGAACGGCCTTGGTGATGCCGCCGAGATCGAAAAAACACGCGCCGACCTCGCTGATGAAACGGGCGTCGATGTCTGCTTCAACGGTGCCAACATGCTGGAACCGGCAGAAATCCGCGCCATGGTGGCAGAGGCCGAAGCCCGCTGGAGTTCGGTCGATATCATGGTCAACAATGCCGGTATTCAGCATGTCTCCCCGATTGAGGAATTTCCCGATGACAAATGGAACGCCATCATCGGTATCAACCTGACATCCGCCTTTCACACCACGAAAGCCGTCATTCCCGGCATGAAGCGCCGTGGTTTTGGCCGGATCATCAATCTGGCATCTGCCCATGCGCTTGTAGCCTCGCCCTACAAGGCGGCCTATGTCGCGGCCAAGCATGGTATTGCCGGGCTGACAAAAACCGTTGCTCTGGAAGTCGCCAGGGACGGCATTACGGTCAATGCGATCTGTCCGGGTTATGTGCTGACACCCCTCGTCGAAGCACAAATCCCTGATACGGCGAAAAGCCGCGGGATTTCCGAAGATGAAGTCATCAACAATGTGATGCTGGCCGGGCAGCCAACCAAGGAATTCGTCGGCACAGAAGAAATCGGCGAACTGGCTGTTTTTCTGTCCCGTCGCGACAACAAATCCATGACCGGCGGAATCCTGTCGATTGACGGAGGCTGGACTGCCCAGTGACACTTCCGGGCAAGCGCAGGACGACAACCGGAAGCCGTGACCAGCGTCCGGTCAATCTGGCCCTGCAGGGTGGCGGCTCACACGGGGCCTTTACCTGGGGCGTACTGGACCGGTTGCTGGAAGACGGCCGAATTGAGTTCGAGGCTGTCAGCGGCACCAGTGCCGGCGCCATGAATGCCGTGGTGCTGGCTGAAGGACTGGTCAAGGGTGGTGCGGACGGAGCCCGTGCCGAACT
Coding sequences within:
- a CDS encoding DUF3470 domain-containing protein, with the translated sequence MTYVVTENCIKCKYMDCVEVCPVDCFYEGENMLVIHPDECIDCGVCEPECPAEAILPDTEGGTEDWIELNRDYSEKWPNITRQGTPPADAAEWDGKPNKREMLSDNPGSGD
- a CDS encoding CarD family transcriptional regulator encodes the protein MSQELAFDIGDFVVYPTHGVGKVVGVEEQTIGEHELKLFIITFEKDRMTLRVPVEKAANSGLRRLSNRKIIDSALTTLKGKARVKRTMWSRRAQEYEAKINSGDPVSIAEVVRDLHRGEGQSEQSYSERQMYESAIDRLACELAAVEKIDKDKATAKLESMLAA
- a CDS encoding glyoxalase → MTDDLSDALWGAQLDHLTFICPDPAQMADFYGSVLGLAAQQTEGQSFLLSGPGRRIVIRPGEQFDQTGSAFRFETAAALERYRAALTAGGLNLKPHGSPFLADGFAVADPDGRDIQFGITDPDIMLPVPADTTPPGRLQHVVVATTDLGQMIRFYEQTLGFRPSDYVVDETADERPVTAAFYRSDPEHHSFAVFRADSTRPDHHAYEVECWNDIRDWADRLAERDIQIWWGPGRHGVGNNLFFMIEDPWGYKIELSAELETVPAETEVRTWAHGPRALNLWGNAWMRS
- a CDS encoding 3-hydroxybutyrate dehydrogenase, whose amino-acid sequence is MLSGMNAIVTGSTSGIGLAMATSLAKAGANVMLNGLGDAAEIEKTRADLADETGVDVCFNGANMLEPAEIRAMVAEAEARWSSVDIMVNNAGIQHVSPIEEFPDDKWNAIIGINLTSAFHTTKAVIPGMKRRGFGRIINLASAHALVASPYKAAYVAAKHGIAGLTKTVALEVARDGITVNAICPGYVLTPLVEAQIPDTAKSRGISEDEVINNVMLAGQPTKEFVGTEEIGELAVFLSRRDNKSMTGGILSIDGGWTAQ